GCAGGACCTCGTGCCGCACCGCCAACTCCAGCGCCAGCCGCAGCACCACCCGGGCCTGTTTGGCGCGGTTGTAGGAGATCTTCGCGAGCTGCTTGATGAACTTGTCGCACCGGGCCACACCGATCTCCCGCAGCGCCAGGTGATCGAAGGCCGGTGAGACGAGAGTGCGCATGTTGCGCTCGTACAGGTTGCGGGTGGTCCGGGAGATTCGATCCTCCAGGTCGATGTCCTCCAACCAGTAGACCACCAGGTCGCGGAACAAGCTGTCCGGCGACAAGCTCGTGTCAGCAGGCTGGAACAGGTCCCGGTCGGCGAGCTTGGCCTTCAGTGCCCGTTCGGCGGCTTTGGCCGTGCCGCCGGTGCCTTGCACCAGGCGTGCGTGGCCGTCCCAGTCCCGGTAGCGAGTTCGTGCCTCGTAGCGTCCGTTCGGCATCTGGCGGGTGCTGATGTCGCCGAAGGTGCCGATGGGTCAATCGCTGCCGGGGCATCTCAGCTCACCGCCGATCGGTGCGCCTCGCCGCGCTGGAGGAGGGGTCCCGCTGTTGGGCAATCCAGGCCCGCACGTCGGAGATGGCGAACTTGAGGTGCTTGCCGAACCGGTAGGCGGTGGGGCCTTTGCCGTGCACCCGCCAGTCGTAGACGGTGGAGATCGGGATGCCCAGGTAGGCGGCCAGCTCGGCAACGTCCATCAGGGGCTCCAAGCCCCAGTCGTCGGTGGGAACAGAGGTTGGGTTCTCGTTGTGAATGCTCATACCCAGAAGGTGCGCACGAGAATCCCGGACGATCGGGAAGGACCGAAACCGACCTCAGCGCCCCGCACGGCAGGGCCGAAAAAGCGGCGGAAAGGGGCTGAAAGTGATGGGGTAGTGATGGGAACATCAAATCTCTTAACCAAAAAAGTCCCGGAAACCCTTGAGTTTCCGGGACATTTGGTCGGGCTGACAGGATTTGAACCTGCGACCCCCTGACCCCCAGTCAGGTGCGCTACCAAGCTGCGCTACAGCCCGCCGTGTTCCGGTGGATTCCCGAGGGGATCTACCGGAGACAACTGGACTAGCTTACCGCGTCGGGAGAGGGGTTGCGTTCACTTTTGGGGGTTGGGGGGAGGTTGACATTGGTGGAGAGGGTTTTAGTGTCTACCGGAGACGGGGTTCCGGATCTCGACAAGCTGGATCAGCGGGTGGCGGCGTTGGGTGTCGAAGGGTGGCGGGGTCTCGACTGGCTCGACCGACGTGTGGGGGCGTTGGGTTCGAAAGGTTGCGGGGTCTCGACAAGCTCGGCCAACGAAGCGGGGACACAGGCCGGGGTGGGGGGATTCCCTGGTGGTACATAGGTTGTCCATAGGAACGGTGCGTAGCGTGACGCGAGGTCGTCACCGGCCGCTCATCAATCGAAGGAAGATATGTCCCAGAACAGCTCACGTCCCCTGTCCAAGTTCAACCTCGTCCTGGCGGTGCTGTGGCTGGTCGACCTGGTTGTGACCGTGGCGGGGTATCTGATCCTCACTTCCTCCAACGCCACCCAGGCCGAGTTCTACACCTCGCAGTCCTCCGACTACGTGGCGTACTTCACCGCTCAGTCGGGCAGCAACCTGGGCGCCAACCTGCTCGCCGCCGGCGTGATCGGCTTCATCATCACCCTCGCTGCCCTCGTGGTGAGCCGGGCGATCACCAAGAGCGCCGCCACCGCTGCACCGGTTGATGCCGCGCACGACGAGCCCGACTTCGACTTCGACGACGACACCGACTTCGACGCCGAGGAGACCGCCCCGGTCAAGGCCCGCGCCGCCGAGACCGGCACCGTCACGGCCAGCGCCACTGACGCTCCCGCCGACCTCACGCCGGCACCGTCCGTGCCCGCCGATGAGGTGGCCGCCGCTCCGGCCGGTGACGCCCCGACCGACGCCCCGTCGGGCGAAGAGCCCAACGCCACGCGCTAGACGCTAAGCTCACCCTCACCACGCGCTTCGGTGCGGATGGGGAATGCCCGGGATGGTGCCCTAACCACCACCCCGGGCATATCTATGTTTGGGCCTCGCCGCCCAAAAACCTGTCTACTTTGGAAGGGCGTCGAGGAGGGTCTTGACCTCGGCGTCGGAGAGCGGCGCCCACGGCGAGCCGTCGGGGTTCGCGGCGGCGGCATCCGGGCTCTCGCCCTGGTTCCACCACTTGCTCTCGTAGGGCACGCCGTCGAAGAGGATCATGTCGTTCTTCTCGTACACGGCGGTGCCTTGCCATTCGGGGTAGGTGCCCGCGGGCAGGGTGGGCTTGGGGATGGGGGTCTCCCCCGGCAGCACCGGGCCGATCAGCACCCACGGCGTCTCCCATTCGTTGAGCACGGGGTTGTCGGGCAGGTCACCGCGGGTCCACCACTTGGTCTGGTAGACGTTCTTGTGCCAGACCACCTTGGTGCCCTCGAGGTAGGAGGCCTCCGCCGCCCAGATCGCGTACGGGCTGGTGGCCGGGTCGTCTTCAATCGAGTCGATCTCGTCGGCCTCGTCGGTGGTGACCGCCGCGGCAGCGGCAACCGGGCGGCCGGTGAAGCCGTCGCCCAGCAGCGCCACGAACTTCTCGTCGCCCTGGTCGATGCCGCTGCAGGAGTCCGAGACCCGTTTGACGTCGGCGTAGTTGGACCCGCAGGTGGTGTCCCGGTTGAGCGACCAGAGGGACATCCGGCCCACCTTCTGCTCCTGGGCGAAGGTGTTGAGCGCCTTCGCGTCGTCGAGGCCGAAGATCTCCCCCGCCACGTCGTTCTGGCCCACCATCGGCGTGATGCCGATCTTCTGCCACACCGTGGCATCCGTCAGCTCGGTGCCAGCCCGGCTGTACAGGGTGCCGATCTGCCGGTGCGCGGCGGTGACCCCGCGGATGGCGGCCTCCGCCATGGTCTCGTCGGCGTCCTTGCTGCTGCCGAAGTCCATGGTCATCAGGTTCACCCCGGCCAGGTCCACCTGGGCGTCGAGCATCGCCGAGACGGCGTTGGTGCCGTCTTCGGTGAGCCCGCCGGTGGCCACGGGCAGGGTCAGCCACACGGCGAGGTCCTCCCCCGCCGCACGCCGGTCTGCCTGCAGTTCGGCGATCGCGGTGGCCCGGCGGGTCGCCGCGGCCGAATCGGTGAGGTTGGCGCCCTCGAGGTCGAGGTCGATGGTGGTCACGTCGTACCGGTCCAGCACGGCGGCGTACGCGGCGATGAGCGCCTTCTTGTCGGTGCAGCCGGTGCCCAGCTCGGTGTTGAGCAGCCCGCCGAACGAGACGACGATCTGGCCGCCGAGCTGCTTCACCCGGGCCAGGCGGCGGTCGAGGTCGAGCTCGTCCGACGCCTCGTCGAGGCTGAAGTGGGTGCCCCAGCTGGGCGCGCAGGCGTCGTCGGTGGCGGCGACGATGAAGGAGAGCACCACGTCGTTGCCGGCCAGGTCGGCCGTGGCCTCGAAGTCGTAGGTGGGGGTGGCCGTCACGTCGACATACCCGGCGAACCAGGGGTCGTAGGCCTCGGCGGCCTGCGCCGACCCCCACCACTGCCAGCCGAGGTAGCCGCCGGTGGAGAGCGCCACGACGAGCACGATGCCCAGGAACACCCGCACCACGGAGAGGCGACGGCGGGGCCGGTCGGACTTGCCGGGCGCGCCGGTCGTCACGGGCGCCATCGCGCCCGGGTTCACGGCGGTCACCGGAGCACGCCCTGCTTGGCGGCGCGCTTGGAGACGACGGGCTTGACGAACGGTCCGGTGACCAGTTCCACGTCGCTGGGCAGTTCGCCCACGACGTGACCGTGGTAGATCACGGCCCGCCAGTCCAGGGTGGGCTCAGCCGGTTGCGGCAGGGCCACCTGGGCGCCCTTGCGGCGCGGGGCCCGTTCGATGAACATCCACTGGGTCAGGCCCAGCCAGACGTCCACGATCGAGTTCCAGATGCCGATGTAGGTGAGGATCGCGGTGCTGGCGAGCAGGGCGTTGAACCCGGCGAACGCGGCGTTGCCCCAGTTCTCGTTGGAGACATCCCGCCACAGGGTGAGGGCGGAGAAGGCGACGATGAGGAACGGCACCACCACGAACAGGAGCGGGGCGGCCGTGCGGTTGCGCACCTTGGGGGTGCGGGCGAACGGGATCTTCTTGCTGGTCACGGCCTGCTGCAGCGACTTGAGCACCCCGGCGAGGTTCACCGGCAGCAGGATGAGGTTGAACCCGTAGATGCGGAAGATGTCGCTGAACTTGTACCCGCAGTAGCGCAGGTCGCTGCCCATGGCCAGGAAGTACGGCAGGGCGGCGAGCACCACGACCGGGCTGAGCAGCCGGCTGTCGTACGGGTAGGCGAGCAGGAAGATCAGGCCGAAGCTGGCCCAGGCGATGCTGGTCATGTAGTTCACCCGCAGCGCCAGTTCGATCAGGCTGATCGGGTGGCCCTGACGGCGGCGTTCGCGCATCTGGCGCCACAGCTTGGGCAGGATGAGCAGACCACCGTTGGCCCAGCGGCGGCGTTGCACGATGAGCGAACCGAAGTCGGGCGGGGTGGCGCTGTAGGAGAGGCGTTCGGGGTAGTTCACCAGCGACCAGCCGTGCGTGCCCAGGTCGATGCTGGACTCGGTGTCCTCGATCACGGTGCGGTCCTGCACGTAGCGGCGCACCTCGAAGCCGCCCACGGTCTCGACCTCGACGATGTCTTCGAGGGCCACCTTGCGGATCACCGCGTTGGCGCCCACCCAGAAGGTGGCGCCGTAGTACGACATGCCCTGGTGCAGAATGTGCTGGATGTCGGTGGTGGCGCCGGCGAGGCGTTCGATGCGGGTGGGGGCGCCGCGGAACGAGGAGTACGGCGTCTGGGTGACGGCAACGCGGGCGTTGTCGGGCTGCTCGAGGAAGTAGACCAGGCGCAGGCAGTAGTCGCGCAGCAGCAGCGAGTCGGCGTCGAGGGTGAGCAGGTACTCGGAGTCGCGCACCACGTAGTCGGCGGGGGCGTCGTCCTCGACCGGGCGGAGGATGGTGCCGTCGGGTCCGTCTTCGCGCTGGAACCGGCGACCCATCAGGCCGATGTAGGCGTTGAGGTTCATGGCCTTGTTGGCCTCGTGCGAGAGCGACGAGAACAGTTTGCGTTCGAAGGTGTCCAGCTCGGCGGAGAACGTCCAGAGCAGCCGGCGGTGCAGCTCGAGCATCCGGGCGGCGGCGGGGGCGGTGCCCTCCTTCGCGGCGGCGGCCAGCGCGGCTCCGGTGAGGGAGAGTTCGGCGGCGAGACCGCCGAGCACCTGCTCGACGAAGAAGGTGTCGACGTGGTCGTCGATGGTCTCGGAGGAGGCCATCGCCTGCAGCCAACGGGCGGCCCACTGGTAGTTGTCGGCCAGGCGCTGCACGGCCCGTTCGGTGGGCTGGTCGTTGCCGGCCAGTTCCAGCTCGCAGATGAGCAGCTCTTCGGTGAACCGGGCCTTGGGTTCGGCCAGGGCCCGTTCGATGTCGCGGGCGATGCTGCGGGAGACCTGCAGCTGCGCGGCCACGGCCGGGTCGGTGGGGTGGGGCGGGTCATCCAGCAGCAGCACGATGCGCAGGTCGGGGTACTCCTGCAACGCCGCCGACCACAGGGTGCCGCGCACCACGCCGGGCTCCTCGCTGTAGGAGGGCACCAGCACCGTGAGCGAGCCGTGGTGGGTGGCGAAGTGGCTGTCCAGCTCGGCGCGGGGCACCCGCACGTGGTCGCGGAAGCGTTGCAGCGCGCCCTGCCGGGCGATGAGGTACATCAGCGCGGAGAAGGTGAGGAAGCTCACCACGACCCAGTACGAGACGGCTTCGGTGGTGAACCGGAAGCTCTCGGTACCGTTGTTGAGGAACTGGCGGAGGATCGTGTAGATGACGTAACCGAACCAGGCCACGACGGTGGCGATGATGGCCAGCCGGCCCCAGGTGATCTTGGAATCGCTGGGGATCTCGTGCACGGTGGGGAGCGGCTGAGTGCTGCGTTCGGCACCGAGCTGGCGTTTGCGGGCAGGCGAAGCTAGGGACTTCGTAGGCACAGTAATTACATCCTTGGGGTAGGGCCAGGGATCTCGTTGGATCGACGGTCGAGAGTTTCGGGTTCTCGGAGAGACCAGGTAGCAACGAAATGCGGGGGACGCGGAAATGTCGGAAGGCTTCGTGGTGCACCCAGTGCCGCTCTAGGAAGCGGGGGGCTGGGGAACTGCGGGAGGGAGAAGCGCACCCTTCGGGTGGTGCGACGGCAATCTGACGCGCGGGCTTCGGGGCCCGGTGGGTGACCGGGCTTCGGGGCCCGGCCGGTGATGCGGATGCTGGGTGCTGCGGGTTGAACCGGGCCGGAGCCCGAAAGGAGTGGAGCACGTCGGGTGGTGCACTTCGGTGTGGATCACGGGCCGGGTTGGGCCCGTTGGCGTGCGGTGGTCGGTGGAGCCGGGTGGACTCTGCCGACATTCAAAACCTAGAACAATCTCGGCGGCGACAGAAGACCCCTCCCCCGGGGGCTCCCCGGATGGGGTCTGGGCCGGGTGCCCGCCCACTTCCGCGCCAGCACTGGCATCCGCGCGCGGAACCCGGGCGCTCTTGCGTCCGGCTTGCGGGGGTCTTGCGGCAATCTTGCGCAAACCTTGCGCTGAAACCACCTGTTTTGGCGCGCCGCTGGCGAGCCGTCCACTAGGGCTGTGCGCCTTAAACGGGGGGTCAGGAGGGTGCCGGGCGGCGCATCCGGCACACAAAAAAAGAACCGCACGCCGTCACCCGAAGGTGGCGGCGTGCGGTTCTTCAGCAGCGCTCTGCGCTTAGCGCTTGCGCTTCTCGCGCACGCGCATGCTGATGTTGATCGGGCTGCCGGCGAAGCCGTAGACCTCGCGCAGGCGACGCTGGATGAACCGGCGGTAGCCCGGGTCGAGGAACCCGGTGGTGAAGATCACGAAGGTCGGCGGGCGGCTGGAAGCCTGGGTGCCGAACAGGATGCGCGGCTGCTTGCCGCTGCGCACGGGGTGCGGGTGCTCCGCGGCCAGCTCGGCGAGGAACGCGTTGAACTTGCCGGTGGCGACGCGGGTGTCCCACGACTCGAGCGCGAGCTCGAGGGCCGGAACCAGCTTCTCCATGTGACGGCCGGTCTTGGCGGAGATGTTCACGCGCGGGGCCCAGGCCACGTGGGCCAGGTCCTGCTCGATCTCCCGCTCGAGGTAGCGGCGGCGGTCGTCGTCGATCTGGTCCCACTTGTTGAAGGCGAGAACCAGGGCACGGCCGGATTCGAGCACCAGGTCGATGACGCGCACGTCCTGCTCGCTGATGACCTCGGTGACGTCGATGAGCACGACGGCCACTTCGGCCTTCTCCAGCGCGGCGCTTGTGCGCAGCGATGCGTAGAAGTCGGCGCCCTGGGACAGGTGCACGCGACGGCGGATGCCGGCGGTGTCGACGAAGCGCCAGACCTTGCCGCCGAGCTCGACCTGCTCGTCGACAGGGTCGCGGGTGGTGCCGGCCAGCGAGTTGACGACAACGCGCTCTTCGCCGACGACCTTGTTCAGCAGGCTGGACTTGCCCACGTTCGGGCGGCCCAGGATCGCGACGCGACGCGGTCCGCCGACTTCCTGCTTGGCGACGTTGGAGATCTCGGGGAGCTCTTCGAGGATCGCGTCGAGCAGGTCGGCCACACCGCGGCCGTGCAGCGCGGAGACCGGCCAGGGCTGGCCGAGGCCGAGCGCCCAGAGGCTGGCCGCTTCGGGCTCCTGGCGGATGTCGTCGACCTTGTTGGCGATGAGGAAGACGGGCTTGCCGCTGCGGCGGAGCAGCTTGACGACGGCCTCGTCGGTGGAGGTGGGGCCCACGTTGGAGTCGACGACGAACATGACGACGTCGCACAGCTCGATGGCCAGTTCGGCCTGCATGGCGACGGACGCGTCGATGCCCTTGGCGTCGGGCTCCCAGCCGCCGGTGTCGACGAGGCTGAAGCGGCGTTCGTGCCATTCGCCCTTGTAGGTGACCCGGTCACGGGTCACGCCGGGGGTGTCCTCCACGACGGCCTCGCGGCGGCCGAGGATGCGGTTCACGAGCGCGGACTTGCCCACGTTGGGGCGGCCGACGATCGCGATGACCGGCAGGGCCGGCAGGTACGTGATGGCGTCGGGGTCGTCGGAGACGTGGTCGAGAACGTCGAAGTCCTCGTCGTCGAGGTCGTACTCGTTCAGACCGGTGCGCAGCGCGGTGGCGCGCTGCGAGATGAGTGCGTCGTCCTCGTCGAGGTCGGTCAGGCGCGATGCGATTTCCGGGTCGAGCTCGGGGATCGTCGTGTCGTCGAATTGATTAGTCATTGCGAGTTCCTCGCGGTATTGATGACCTCTACAACCGCGTCAATGGTCTGGTCGAAGTCGAGATGGGTGGAGTCGACGGTGGTCACACCGTCTGCGGCGCTCATGAATTCCACTACCTGGGAGTCGGCGCGATCCCTCGATCGCAACTGTTCCGCCACGGTGTGGGCCGATTGGGTTGATATTTCCGCAGAGCGCCTAGCCATTCTAGCCTCTTCGGTCGCTGTGAGTAGAATGCGCACCTCAGCTTCCGGTGCCACGACGGTGGTGATGTCGCGGCCTTCGACCACCACACCGGGCTGCGGAACG
This is a stretch of genomic DNA from Cryobacterium soli. It encodes these proteins:
- a CDS encoding glycosyltransferase family 2 protein → MPTKSLASPARKRQLGAERSTQPLPTVHEIPSDSKITWGRLAIIATVVAWFGYVIYTILRQFLNNGTESFRFTTEAVSYWVVVSFLTFSALMYLIARQGALQRFRDHVRVPRAELDSHFATHHGSLTVLVPSYSEEPGVVRGTLWSAALQEYPDLRIVLLLDDPPHPTDPAVAAQLQVSRSIARDIERALAEPKARFTEELLICELELAGNDQPTERAVQRLADNYQWAARWLQAMASSETIDDHVDTFFVEQVLGGLAAELSLTGAALAAAAKEGTAPAAARMLELHRRLLWTFSAELDTFERKLFSSLSHEANKAMNLNAYIGLMGRRFQREDGPDGTILRPVEDDAPADYVVRDSEYLLTLDADSLLLRDYCLRLVYFLEQPDNARVAVTQTPYSSFRGAPTRIERLAGATTDIQHILHQGMSYYGATFWVGANAVIRKVALEDIVEVETVGGFEVRRYVQDRTVIEDTESSIDLGTHGWSLVNYPERLSYSATPPDFGSLIVQRRRWANGGLLILPKLWRQMRERRRQGHPISLIELALRVNYMTSIAWASFGLIFLLAYPYDSRLLSPVVVLAALPYFLAMGSDLRYCGYKFSDIFRIYGFNLILLPVNLAGVLKSLQQAVTSKKIPFARTPKVRNRTAAPLLFVVVPFLIVAFSALTLWRDVSNENWGNAAFAGFNALLASTAILTYIGIWNSIVDVWLGLTQWMFIERAPRRKGAQVALPQPAEPTLDWRAVIYHGHVVGELPSDVELVTGPFVKPVVSKRAAKQGVLR
- a CDS encoding helix-turn-helix domain-containing protein, which gives rise to MSIHNENPTSVPTDDWGLEPLMDVAELAAYLGIPISTVYDWRVHGKGPTAYRFGKHLKFAISDVRAWIAQQRDPSSSAARRTDRR
- a CDS encoding chitinase, with protein sequence MTAVNPGAMAPVTTGAPGKSDRPRRRLSVVRVFLGIVLVVALSTGGYLGWQWWGSAQAAEAYDPWFAGYVDVTATPTYDFEATADLAGNDVVLSFIVAATDDACAPSWGTHFSLDEASDELDLDRRLARVKQLGGQIVVSFGGLLNTELGTGCTDKKALIAAYAAVLDRYDVTTIDLDLEGANLTDSAAATRRATAIAELQADRRAAGEDLAVWLTLPVATGGLTEDGTNAVSAMLDAQVDLAGVNLMTMDFGSSKDADETMAEAAIRGVTAAHRQIGTLYSRAGTELTDATVWQKIGITPMVGQNDVAGEIFGLDDAKALNTFAQEQKVGRMSLWSLNRDTTCGSNYADVKRVSDSCSGIDQGDEKFVALLGDGFTGRPVAAAAAVTTDEADEIDSIEDDPATSPYAIWAAEASYLEGTKVVWHKNVYQTKWWTRGDLPDNPVLNEWETPWVLIGPVLPGETPIPKPTLPAGTYPEWQGTAVYEKNDMILFDGVPYESKWWNQGESPDAAAANPDGSPWAPLSDAEVKTLLDALPK
- the der gene encoding ribosome biogenesis GTPase Der, translated to MTNQFDDTTIPELDPEIASRLTDLDEDDALISQRATALRTGLNEYDLDDEDFDVLDHVSDDPDAITYLPALPVIAIVGRPNVGKSALVNRILGRREAVVEDTPGVTRDRVTYKGEWHERRFSLVDTGGWEPDAKGIDASVAMQAELAIELCDVVMFVVDSNVGPTSTDEAVVKLLRRSGKPVFLIANKVDDIRQEPEAASLWALGLGQPWPVSALHGRGVADLLDAILEELPEISNVAKQEVGGPRRVAILGRPNVGKSSLLNKVVGEERVVVNSLAGTTRDPVDEQVELGGKVWRFVDTAGIRRRVHLSQGADFYASLRTSAALEKAEVAVVLIDVTEVISEQDVRVIDLVLESGRALVLAFNKWDQIDDDRRRYLEREIEQDLAHVAWAPRVNISAKTGRHMEKLVPALELALESWDTRVATGKFNAFLAELAAEHPHPVRSGKQPRILFGTQASSRPPTFVIFTTGFLDPGYRRFIQRRLREVYGFAGSPINISMRVREKRKR